In Hymenobacter gelipurpurascens, one DNA window encodes the following:
- a CDS encoding polyprenyl synthetase family protein, with translation MNVTLDQIQAPIAAEMEEFEKKFRQSMQTKQLLLDKIMGYIVKRKGKQIRPMFVFFTAKISGGDPLPEASFRGAALIELLHTATLVHDDVVDESNYRRGFFSINALWKNKIAVLVGDYLLARGLQLALENDDFDLLKIVNNAVRELSEGELLQIEKARRLDITEDVYFDIIRQKTASLIASCCAVGAASTGASKEVIERARLFGEKVGMAFQIKDDLFDFGTDEVGKPVGIDIKEKKMTLPLIYALQQADWLTKRRVIFNVKNNDGRKDRVQAVIDFVKKSGGLQYAIGVMERYRDEALTILRTFPASPSRNSLEQLINYTIEREK, from the coding sequence ATGAACGTAACGCTGGACCAGATACAGGCGCCCATTGCCGCTGAAATGGAGGAATTCGAGAAGAAATTCCGCCAGTCCATGCAAACCAAGCAGCTGCTGCTGGATAAGATCATGGGCTACATTGTGAAGCGCAAGGGCAAGCAGATCCGGCCGATGTTCGTGTTCTTCACGGCCAAAATCAGCGGAGGCGACCCGCTGCCGGAAGCATCCTTCCGCGGTGCTGCCCTCATCGAGCTGCTGCACACGGCCACGCTGGTGCACGACGATGTAGTGGATGAAAGCAACTACCGCCGCGGCTTCTTTTCCATTAATGCACTCTGGAAAAACAAGATTGCAGTTCTCGTGGGCGACTATCTGCTGGCTCGTGGCTTGCAGCTGGCCCTCGAAAACGACGATTTCGATCTGCTCAAAATCGTCAATAACGCCGTGCGCGAGCTGAGCGAAGGCGAGCTATTGCAGATTGAAAAAGCACGCCGCCTGGATATTACGGAGGACGTGTACTTCGATATTATCCGGCAGAAAACGGCCTCACTCATTGCGTCCTGCTGCGCGGTGGGCGCTGCCTCCACCGGCGCCAGCAAAGAAGTGATTGAGCGTGCCCGGCTCTTTGGCGAGAAAGTGGGCATGGCCTTCCAAATCAAAGACGACCTGTTTGACTTCGGTACCGACGAGGTAGGCAAGCCCGTAGGCATTGATATTAAGGAGAAGAAAATGACGCTGCCGCTCATCTATGCCCTGCAGCAGGCCGACTGGCTGACCAAGCGCCGCGTCATCTTCAACGTGAAAAACAACGATGGCCGCAAAGACCGCGTGCAGGCCGTTATCGACTTTGTAAAGAAATCGGGTGGCCTACAGTACGCCATCGGCGTGATGGAGCGCTACCGCGACGAAGCCCTGACCATTCTGCGCACGTTTCCGGCTTCGCCCTCGCGTAACTCCCTGGAGCAGTTGATTAACTATACCATCGAGCGGGAGAAGTAA
- a CDS encoding GNAT family N-acetyltransferase: MTAPLSLLSAPSTAVPQLETPDLLLRGPRITDLPEFAAMAADPNFYRYVGGKPQTEEDAWRRLLAQQGHWSLLGYGAWSVEEKATGRFIGTVGFFDFQRDLTPSIKGTLEAGWALASRIHGRGYASQAVQAALQWADAQFPTSRMTCIIDPDNAASLKVAYKFGFQQFALATYHNEPILLLERPRGR, translated from the coding sequence ATGACAGCACCTCTGAGTTTACTATCTGCTCCATCCACGGCAGTTCCTCAGCTCGAAACCCCCGATTTGCTTCTGCGCGGTCCCCGCATCACTGATTTGCCCGAGTTTGCCGCAATGGCGGCCGACCCCAATTTCTACCGCTATGTAGGCGGCAAACCGCAAACCGAAGAGGATGCGTGGCGACGTCTGTTGGCCCAGCAGGGCCACTGGAGCTTGCTAGGTTATGGCGCGTGGTCAGTGGAAGAAAAAGCCACCGGCCGCTTCATTGGCACCGTGGGGTTCTTTGATTTTCAGCGCGACCTAACACCCTCCATCAAAGGCACGCTGGAGGCCGGCTGGGCGCTGGCCTCGCGCATCCACGGCCGCGGCTATGCCAGCCAGGCCGTGCAAGCCGCCCTGCAGTGGGCCGATGCGCAGTTCCCCACCTCCCGCATGACCTGCATCATCGACCCCGACAACGCTGCCTCCCTGAAAGTGGCCTACAAGTTTGGCTTCCAGCAGTTCGCCCTCGCTACCTATCACAACGAGCCTATTCTGCTGCTGGAGCGGCCACGGGGTAGGTAG